Part of the Cognatishimia sp. WU-CL00825 genome, CTGGAGATTTGCGCTTGAGCGCGCCGCTAAGATGTCGACGCATGAGATAGGAAGCATCCGCAATTTCGCCGCGTTCTAAGAGGCTTAGTATTTCTAGGTGATCGCTGCATTGCTCGACAATCCGCTCGCGATTGATTTCTGCACGGTATTCCATCAGGCGGCGCATGCGGTTGACGCGTTGCAGGGCGGTTAAAAAGAAAGGGTTTCCTGACAGGCGCGCCAGTTGTTCATGAAACTCAGACCCATTGCGCAACAACACTTCGCCGGGTGTTTCTGAAATGTCATTTTCAAGCATGCTTTCCTGTGTGCGGCGCAGATCATCCAGCACATCTCGGTTCACCTCAAAAGTCGGTTCCAGCATGGCGGCAGGTTCAATGGCCATCCTAAACCGGTAGATTTCATCAAAGGCCTCGGCCGTCTTGGCGACGGGCAACAGTTTCCAGCCATAGCCGTCTTTGGGCTCTGCCCAACCTTCGCGAGCAGCACGGCTAAGCAGTTCGTTTGTGCCGGTTTTTGTCACTCCATAGCGTTGGCGTAAGCTTTGTTCAGAAACAATTTCGGGCAGCTCATCCGTTAGCCAATCTTCGGCAAAACGCTGGTAGACGTTGCCTTCTTCTTCTTGCGCGTCAGTGAATTGCTTGAGTGCTTCAGGTGAAAGGTTTCGGGGCACGAAATAGCCGCGATTTGGGATGCGTTCGAGCAAGCCAACTTCTTCCAAGGCAATTAAGGCGTCTCGAACGGGTGTGCGGGAAACTTGGTAACTGTTCGCGATGGTCTGAGTGCCAATATGGGATTCTTCCGCAATTGTGCCGTTCAAAATTTCCTGCGCAATGCGTCGGGCGATTTTGTTACTTAAATCAGTTGTTCTCAAGGCTTCGTTTCCTCGGAATGGGCCGTTTTTACTTTTTTGAGACGCATTAGTTCACGTCCAAATTTCACGCTGGAGTTATCAAAAGTTCGTCTGGTTATTTTGCACTTGTTATCCAAAATAAGAAACGAAATTTTTTTTGGTACAAAGATGTTGGTGTGTAACCTTATGAAAAATTTAAATTTTATTTACAAGAAAATCACGCTGATTGGTTTTCTGTGTCCTTCAGTGCAATTTAATATTGGTTTTTTGTAAATTAATATGCAAATTTAGCGCAGACGAAGATTCGTCGTACAATTCTGGGAGGAAATAGTTTGTTCAAGAAAATCGCATTTGTTGGTGTCGCAGCGACACTCATGGCAAGCACTATGTTCACAGCGGCTTCTGCCGAAGGCTTTCAGGCTGAAAGCCCACAATGTATCGCTCCATCCAACCCTGGTGGTGGATGGGACTTCAT contains:
- a CDS encoding GntR family transcriptional regulator produces the protein MRTTDLSNKIARRIAQEILNGTIAEESHIGTQTIANSYQVSRTPVRDALIALEEVGLLERIPNRGYFVPRNLSPEALKQFTDAQEEEGNVYQRFAEDWLTDELPEIVSEQSLRQRYGVTKTGTNELLSRAAREGWAEPKDGYGWKLLPVAKTAEAFDEIYRFRMAIEPAAMLEPTFEVNRDVLDDLRRTQESMLENDISETPGEVLLRNGSEFHEQLARLSGNPFFLTALQRVNRMRRLMEYRAEINRERIVEQCSDHLEILSLLERGEIADASYLMRRHLSGALKRKSPVAWNWAADKTIITKKAEG